One Nostoc sp. CENA543 genomic window, TATTCCTTGTCTATGAGATTGCGATCGCAATAGCAATGCTGTTCATGGTATTCAGTGTGACTTACTATGGACATCAGTTGGCTATAAAAATGAAGTTAGATGATCAAGCAAAAGAAAAATCAATCAGAGATTTACAAGCAGCAGAATCCTTGTTAAAGGAGCAAAAACATCAGCTACAAGTAACCTTAGACCATCTCCAGAAAACGCAGTTACAACTAATTCAAAGTGAAAAGATGTCGAGTTTAGGTCAGCTTGTATCTGGTATTGCCCATGAAGTCAATAACCCTGTTAATTTTATCCATGCTAACTTACCATATATTCGAGATTATTCCTCTAATCTTCTGACTTTAGTGCGACTTTATCAAGAGTTTTATCCTCATACTGTAGAAGAAATTCAAGCGCATCAAAATAATATTGATCTAGAGTTTTTGTCTGAGGATCTAATGAGCATCATGAATTCTATGCAACTGGGGACAGAACGCATTCGTCAGATAGTCTTATCGCTGCGTAATTTCTCACGCATAGACGAAGCCGAATATAAAGCTGTGGATATTCATGAAGGCCTTGAGAACACATTACTAATTTTGCAACATCGTTTACAAGTTACTAATACCCGTCCAGAAATTACCGTACACAAAAATTATATGAATCTGCCACCAGTAGAATGCTATGCTGGACAGATTAATCAGGTTTTTTTGAATATTCTAATTAATGCTATTGATGCTATAGAGGAATTACATAAACAGCAAGCTTGTAAGGTGATGCCACAAGAGCCATATCATATTTATATTGCTACATCACTTGTTGATTCGGATTGGTTGAATATCATTATTGCTGATAATGGAATTGGCATTCCTGAATCTATTCAACAGCGTATTTTTGATCCATTCTTCACCACTAAACCTGTAGGTGCAGGGACAGGTATGGGTCTTTCTATTAGTTATCAAATTATTACTGAACAACACGGTGGCAAGTTAGACTGTTTTTCTCTACCAAGTCAGGGAACAAAGTTTGTGATTCAGATTCCCATGAAGAAAACAGCTATTGCATATGTCTAACTAACACCAATTCTCCAAAATCAAGCAACAGATGCAGACCTGAAAACCCAGATAATACCTGACTTTACTTAATTGCGTAAAGCCTGCGGCATAGCTGCGCTTAGAGCGGAGCGGGGCGGGAGCATCGTTGCGAATTGGTATAATTCCAGTTGTGATTGAAAAGAAATCTGGTCTCAGTTCAAGACCAGTTCTTTGAGTTGATTTTGTACAGGTTACAGGTTAACTTATACCTCATCCAATTTGAATAATGATGGCGACAAAGAGATTGCTTTACTATTCAAACAATCCAAAATCCAGCTATTACAGCCTTTGCAATAGACTTAAACCGTGGGTATCCGTACCACAAGTATTGAACAGGTGATATTGTTCAGCTAGTTGCTGTACCTGCTGCGATTCTGTAGCACTCGGTTTCCAGGGGTTAGGGTTGTTGTAAGCATAGAACGCTTCGACACCATCAATCCCGTATTCTACGGCTGCGGGAATTAGCTCAAAATGCGATCGCTTATAACGTGCAGGATGCGCTAACACAGCTAATCCTCCAGCAGCATGAATCGCCGCAATCACGTTACCAGCCTCATATTCTTTTCCTGTAGTTACCCTTTTTTGTAAATAAGGTCTCATACTCAAGTGTTCTGGTTGAAAACCATAGGCTAAAATATGAACGTCCACATTTAATAAATTAGCGTTAACTTCTACACCACTCCACAGGTAGGGGGTAAATGCGCCAGGATTGTTCCACTTCCAGTCTTCTAGCCAACTTTGGGCTGCTTCATAGCCGCCAATAGTATGATGATCTGTAATCGCCAAACCTTTTAAACCAATCGCGATCGCTTGTTCCATCAACACATTTGGCTGTAATTTCCCGTCTGAGTAGACGGTGTGCATATGAAAATTAAATAACCTCGGACAACTTTGGGCATCTATATTCTGGAACACTTCTTCTAAGAGTTCACAATTAACAGATGTCCGGGCAAAATTTACAACCATAACCCCCTCTGAATAAAAATACGTGACTCCTTCACACCAACACGCCAAATCCAGAAATGAGTACCTTGCAGCACTTGTCACTAGTGCCGAAAGCTATTTTCTCAGTTTTATCAGTCAGATTTTTTCAATATGTTAAGACTACGTTAGCAAATCTAAATGCTAACGGTCATGAGTATATTCAATTGCCATCATAAGTAGTAGTAACAAATGTTTGTTTCTCTGGTTTTACTTACTGAAACAATACCTGACGTAATTCTTACTGTGTAAGTATTACAGTAGGACTATCCTGCCCTAACATTGAGTATTTCAGGAATTTTTTGGTATCAAAATTAACTTTTATTACAACCCTACTAACGTCCCTTCACCAGCTATGACTTCACCAATAGCAAAAGCTGAAATATCCTTGGCGGCAAAAAATGCAATTGTCTGTTCTACTTGCTGGGGTGGGATGAGTAGTACAAAACCAACTCCCATATTGAAAGTGTTATACATCGCTTCCGCACTTACGGAGCCAGCCTGAGCCAACCATTGAAAAATCGGGGGAATCGTCCAACTTTTGGGGTTAATTTGAATCGATTGACCTTGAGCCAAACACCTGGGTAAATTTTCTGGTAAACCCCCACCTGTAATATGTGCCATCCCGTGAATGTCTATACCTGCTTGTCGTGCAGCTAACACAGGTTTCACATAGATGCGTGTAGGTTCTATAAATGTGGCACCGATAGTTGCACCACCTAACAATTCTGGTGTGTCCTCCCAGCTAAAACCGCCATCTTGGACAATCTTTCTAACTAAGCTTAAACCATTACTATGGACACCGGAACTAGCCAGTGCGATCGCCACATCTCCCACTTGCACTTGAGAACCGTTAAGCATTTGGCTTTTTTCTACGATTCCCACACAAAAACCCGCCAAGTCATATTCTCCCACCGAGTAGAAACCAGGCATTTCCGCCGTTTCTCCTCCCAATAAAGCACAACCAGC contains:
- the purM gene encoding phosphoribosylformylglycinamidine cyclo-ligase, whose protein sequence is MDYRDAGVDVEAGRAFVDQIRNLVHSTFRPEVIGGLGGFGGCFEIPGGYKQPVLVSGTDGVGTKLKIAQVLNRHDSVGIDLVAMCVNDVLTSGAEPLFFLDYVATGKLDKEQLTQVVAGIASGCQLAGCALLGGETAEMPGFYSVGEYDLAGFCVGIVEKSQMLNGSQVQVGDVAIALASSGVHSNGLSLVRKIVQDGGFSWEDTPELLGGATIGATFIEPTRIYVKPVLAARQAGIDIHGMAHITGGGLPENLPRCLAQGQSIQINPKSWTIPPIFQWLAQAGSVSAEAMYNTFNMGVGFVLLIPPQQVEQTIAFFAAKDISAFAIGEVIAGEGTLVGL
- a CDS encoding sensor histidine kinase, yielding MNRYWAESIQIYSEANQLLAAINAPGNNVFESLDVESEKKNLSSAQATFDKLIKFIRAELKTQVPPDRLQILLQSLDELEIVKIEMVGEVKLIFFHLQNQKPELAAKHMAKMDQKYQQGNKIIARFRRDVSQIQQQILEQQKVKARIFLVYEIAIAIAMLFMVFSVTYYGHQLAIKMKLDDQAKEKSIRDLQAAESLLKEQKHQLQVTLDHLQKTQLQLIQSEKMSSLGQLVSGIAHEVNNPVNFIHANLPYIRDYSSNLLTLVRLYQEFYPHTVEEIQAHQNNIDLEFLSEDLMSIMNSMQLGTERIRQIVLSLRNFSRIDEAEYKAVDIHEGLENTLLILQHRLQVTNTRPEITVHKNYMNLPPVECYAGQINQVFLNILINAIDAIEELHKQQACKVMPQEPYHIYIATSLVDSDWLNIIIADNGIGIPESIQQRIFDPFFTTKPVGAGTGMGLSISYQIITEQHGGKLDCFSLPSQGTKFVIQIPMKKTAIAYV
- a CDS encoding PHP domain-containing protein, with translation MVVNFARTSVNCELLEEVFQNIDAQSCPRLFNFHMHTVYSDGKLQPNVLMEQAIAIGLKGLAITDHHTIGGYEAAQSWLEDWKWNNPGAFTPYLWSGVEVNANLLNVDVHILAYGFQPEHLSMRPYLQKRVTTGKEYEAGNVIAAIHAAGGLAVLAHPARYKRSHFELIPAAVEYGIDGVEAFYAYNNPNPWKPSATESQQVQQLAEQYHLFNTCGTDTHGLSLLQRL